The following proteins are encoded in a genomic region of Candidatus Diapherotrites archaeon:
- a CDS encoding acetate--CoA ligase family protein: MPTLTVSDSMQLLKRHGIPVVESVEVKTEPELKAACRKLRYPIAMKIVSEKFSHKTDKGGVRLNIDSLAKAKRALHDFRKMPGFQSAMLQKQLAGREIIIGGKFDEQFGHTILFGLGGVLVEVIKDFSIRICPITRKDTKKMIAEIKGYPILAGVRGQKPINFHELEEILLKTAEMLEKENIKELDINPLIATPEKIVAVDCRAII; the protein is encoded by the coding sequence ATGCCGACTTTGACCGTTTCCGATTCAATGCAACTGCTCAAAAGGCACGGCATTCCAGTCGTCGAAAGCGTCGAAGTCAAAACCGAGCCCGAGCTCAAAGCGGCTTGCAGGAAACTCCGCTACCCGATTGCCATGAAAATCGTTTCAGAAAAGTTCTCGCACAAAACCGACAAGGGGGGAGTAAGGCTGAACATAGATTCGCTTGCAAAGGCAAAACGCGCATTGCACGACTTCAGGAAAATGCCGGGATTCCAAAGCGCGATGCTCCAAAAACAGCTCGCCGGCCGAGAAATAATCATAGGCGGAAAATTCGACGAACAGTTCGGCCACACAATACTGTTCGGCCTGGGCGGCGTTCTCGTCGAAGTCATAAAGGACTTTTCCATCCGCATCTGCCCGATAACGCGAAAGGACACGAAAAAAATGATAGCCGAAATCAAGGGCTACCCCATCCTGGCAGGGGTGCGCGGCCAAAAGCCCATAAACTTCCACGAACTGGAAGAGATTCTGCTCAAAACCGCGGAAATGCTCGAAAAAGAAAACATAAAAGAATTGGACATCAATCCGCTGATTGCCACGCCCGAAAAAATCGTTGCAGTGGACTGCCGCGCAATAATCTGA
- a CDS encoding winged helix-turn-helix transcriptional regulator, translating into MQTIQLPVSESIKKELEKIPAWKAMLYLQENGETSAYQLAKALGWTTGKAHATIKKLEKSKAVKSRKTTVNGRAVKLVRLAN; encoded by the coding sequence ATGCAAACAATACAGCTTCCGGTTTCTGAAAGCATAAAAAAAGAGCTCGAAAAAATTCCGGCGTGGAAAGCGATGCTTTACCTGCAGGAAAACGGCGAAACGTCAGCGTACCAGCTGGCAAAAGCCCTCGGCTGGACAACCGGCAAGGCGCATGCCACCATAAAAAAGCTGGAAAAGTCAAAAGCCGTAAAAAGCAGGAAAACCACAGTCAACGGCAGGGCCGTGAAGCTTGTCAGGCTGGCAAACTAA
- a CDS encoding ribbon-helix-helix protein, CopG family, with the protein MKQYAFTVDENLIRLVDEIVKETGLYHSRNDFVRDALRSKVLEFRRALSENELEKEGQTAGEFFGKGVH; encoded by the coding sequence ATGAAACAGTATGCTTTTACCGTTGATGAAAACCTCATCCGCCTGGTCGACGAAATCGTCAAGGAAACCGGTTTGTACCATTCGCGCAACGATTTTGTCAGGGATGCGTTGCGCAGCAAGGTTTTGGAATTCAGGCGCGCCCTGTCGGAAAACGAGCTTGAAAAAGAAGGGCAGACCGCCGGCGAGTTTTTCGGAAAAGGCGTGCACTAG
- a CDS encoding type II toxin-antitoxin system PemK/MazF family toxin, giving the protein MNFSNFEQGTIITANIIFSDMAGVKLRPALVISSTEYNKKFADIIVLKITSAKERPFPFNVDIADGDVFGGKLKKECTIMADFPVTLAKEQVSGIIGRLSEKKLAETKQKMKTLFSLK; this is encoded by the coding sequence ATGAACTTTTCGAACTTTGAGCAGGGAACAATCATAACCGCGAACATAATCTTTTCAGACATGGCGGGGGTAAAGCTCAGGCCGGCGCTTGTAATCAGCAGCACAGAATATAACAAAAAATTTGCCGACATCATCGTGCTGAAAATCACTTCCGCAAAAGAAAGGCCCTTTCCGTTCAATGTCGACATTGCCGACGGGGACGTTTTCGGCGGAAAACTGAAAAAGGAATGCACGATAATGGCTGACTTTCCGGTTACCCTTGCAAAAGAGCAGGTTTCCGGCATAATAGGCAGGCTCTCAGAAAAAAAGCTTGCTGAAACAAAACAAAAAATGAAAACACTTTTTTCTTTGAAGTAA
- a CDS encoding methylenetetrahydrofolate reductase — protein sequence MGFDTKTAQALPEESHAGKSAFQKKLEQGKFVFTVEVHLPKGTDLAEVMQNAKLLKGAVDAYNIPDNTRSVMKIGGIGVCRLLLEEGFEPIWQVACKDRNQLALQSDLLSGWVLGIRNVLALTGDPPQVGDHPNAKKVFEFESVKLIKLIHNLNAGFDEVGNRLKGNTNYFVGATFNPNYSNQDRAIRKAYAGAKFFQSQLVFDPQKFVEESAKIRGTGAKILAGIIPLQSAKMAHFVAEKVPGVKVPEKIIREIESSHNQEKTGIEIARRTISEIRKHCDGIHVMPLKRQELVLELVD from the coding sequence ATGGGCTTTGACACGAAAACCGCACAGGCTTTGCCGGAGGAATCTCACGCCGGAAAGTCCGCGTTCCAGAAAAAGCTGGAGCAGGGCAAATTTGTCTTCACGGTCGAAGTGCACCTGCCCAAAGGAACGGACCTGGCCGAAGTGATGCAGAACGCCAAGCTCCTGAAAGGCGCGGTCGACGCCTACAACATTCCCGACAACACGCGCTCGGTCATGAAAATCGGAGGCATAGGCGTGTGCAGGCTTCTGCTTGAGGAAGGCTTCGAGCCAATCTGGCAGGTCGCGTGCAAGGACAGGAACCAGCTTGCATTGCAGTCGGATCTGCTGAGCGGCTGGGTTCTCGGCATCCGCAACGTGCTTGCCCTGACCGGCGACCCGCCGCAGGTTGGCGACCACCCGAACGCGAAAAAGGTGTTCGAATTCGAGTCAGTGAAACTCATAAAACTGATACATAATTTGAATGCCGGTTTTGACGAGGTCGGCAACCGCCTGAAAGGCAACACCAACTATTTCGTGGGCGCAACCTTCAACCCCAACTATTCAAACCAGGACAGGGCAATAAGAAAAGCCTATGCCGGCGCCAAATTCTTCCAGAGCCAGCTTGTCTTCGACCCGCAAAAATTCGTTGAGGAAAGCGCCAAAATCCGCGGGACCGGCGCAAAAATTCTCGCAGGAATAATCCCGTTGCAGTCAGCAAAAATGGCGCATTTCGTCGCGGAAAAGGTTCCCGGCGTGAAAGTGCCGGAAAAAATCATAAGGGAAATCGAATCCTCGCACAACCAGGAAAAAACCGGCATCGAAATCGCCCGCCGCACGATTAGCGAGATAAGGAAGCACTGCGACGGCATACACGTCATGCCATTGAAAAGGCAGGAACTCGTGCTCGAGCTTGTCGACTGA
- a CDS encoding 2-phosphosulfolactate phosphatase yields the protein MEVRVFPLLEGAEYANGTVVIIDVLRAFSTAAYVFAQGAREMIVVEHLQEAFALKETHPDFVLMGEEFGLQVPGFDYGNSPTQILGQNFSGKTIIFRTTAGTPGIRHAFHAKEILAAGFLTADAVVKYLMEKNPETVSLVPMGKLGIEERVEDDLCAEYIAWRLAGKKPDFENMKRRILAGPGAQIFLDKGMPEFPESDLDLCLQAGKFDFVLRADKKRERLFRVDV from the coding sequence ATGGAAGTGCGGGTTTTTCCCCTGCTTGAGGGCGCGGAATACGCAAACGGCACGGTCGTAATAATTGACGTCCTGCGCGCGTTTTCGACCGCCGCATACGTCTTTGCTCAGGGCGCAAGGGAAATGATTGTTGTCGAGCATCTGCAGGAAGCATTCGCGCTCAAGGAAACGCATCCGGATTTCGTGCTGATGGGCGAGGAGTTCGGCCTGCAGGTTCCGGGCTTCGACTACGGCAATTCGCCCACGCAAATTCTTGGACAAAATTTTTCCGGCAAAACCATAATTTTCCGGACAACCGCCGGCACCCCGGGGATAAGGCACGCGTTTCACGCGAAAGAGATTCTGGCGGCAGGCTTTTTGACGGCTGACGCGGTCGTCAAATACTTGATGGAAAAAAATCCTGAAACCGTTTCCCTTGTGCCAATGGGAAAGCTCGGCATCGAGGAAAGGGTGGAAGACGATTTGTGCGCGGAATACATTGCATGGCGCCTTGCCGGAAAAAAGCCGGATTTTGAAAACATGAAAAGGCGGATTCTCGCTGGTCCCGGCGCGCAGATTTTTTTGGACAAAGGCATGCCGGAATTCCCGGAAAGCGATTTGGACTTGTGCCTGCAGGCGGGAAAGTTTGACTTTGTTTTGCGCGCGGACAAAAAAAGGGAAAGGCTGTTCCGCGTGGACGTTTAG
- a CDS encoding type II toxin-antitoxin system RelE/ParE family toxin, which yields MPFEIEYSTKALDKLQKLDKAMQIQVLKRLEVLSGNPFLAKPLSNAFKNFFSERVGKYRVIFSIRENTIIIAKIEHRDRAYR from the coding sequence ATGCCTTTCGAAATAGAATATTCAACCAAAGCACTTGACAAACTGCAAAAGCTCGACAAGGCAATGCAAATCCAGGTCCTGAAAAGGCTTGAAGTGCTTTCCGGAAATCCGTTTCTCGCAAAGCCCCTCTCAAACGCGTTCAAAAATTTTTTCAGCGAACGCGTCGGCAAATACCGGGTGATTTTTTCAATAAGGGAAAATACAATAATAATCGCGAAAATCGAACACCGGGACAGGGCTTACAGGTAA